CTTTATGGTCACTTCGACCCCAAAACCGGCCAGTCCTCTCGCTGGACAGACGAAGCGAAAAGTTCTTGGACCTGCATTTTTAAGGTAACAGATGTTGTTGGATGCGGTTGGGATGTCTACTGGGACCCAGATATCAGTAAGGGCAAAAATTTTGGTGCTTATGAGGGTGTAGAGGTGCATATGCGTTACAGCGGTTCGGCAACGAGAATTCGCGTGTACATGCGTAATCACAACCCGGTTTATGCGGTTTCAAATAAAAGAGAAAGCGGCAAATTTTTAAGTATGACTTTTAGAGTTGAAGAAACTATTACACCTATACGCATTAAGCTATCGGAATTTAATGTAGCCGACTGGTGGATAACAGAAAGTAATGTACGGAGACAGTGGTCGAGCCCCGAATTCGACAATATCACTAAGGTGGGCGTCGATTTTATTGAATTTGGCACTCACAATGTTGAAATCAATAAAGTCTTTTTGGTGGGAAAGTGGGTAAGAACAGAAACGTTATTTTTGCAGATATTCACATTCTGGTTGTCGACTTTTTTATTGGAAGGTATTTTTCGCTTTTACTCACTGTATAAAAAAGCCGATCATGAACGCGACCTTATTCGCGAACTGCGAATACGTGAATACAATATGGAAATAGAAAAGGAAGATCTGCAGGAGCTGGTAGATCGAGATCCACTTACCGAAGCGCTTAACCGCAATGGTCTTGAATCCAAGATAAAATTATTATACGGGCTGGATTCGGCTTTCTCCTGTTATGGTTTGATGGTATTGGATCTTGACTATTTTAAGCGCATAAATGATGCCTGGGGACACGACCTAGGCGACAAAGTATTAAAAATGCTTGCTGTTAGCGTGCAGTTAAGCCTGCGTCACGGGGATGTGTTAGCGCGCTGGGGTGGGGAAGAATTTATTGTGGTGTGCCCTATTGCTGAACAAGCGCCACTTGCGGACTTTGCTGAAAAATTACGTCTGGTCGCCAGCGAATGTCGAGTGGAGGGAGAGCCCGAAATAGTGATTACCACCAGTATTGGCGTTAGCGTTGCGCAGCGAGGTGAATCATTCGACAAAGTATTCCGCCGAGCGGATTCAGCCCTGTACAAAGCAAAGGCCAATGGTCGAAACTGTGTGGAGTTCGAACTTTGAGACTTCTAATGGGGTTATTTATAGCCGTAATGTACGCCTCCAGTTGGGCCGGCATTCACCGGGTTCACCCAATGTATTTGGAAGAAAACGAGCGCTCAGATATTGTTTCAGCGGTGGCTACAGATCAATACGGATATCTTTGGCTGGCATCCGATAGCGGTCTTAAGCGCTACGATGGGTATGGCTTTAAAGTATTTTCTGGTGACGGCAGCGAGCCCGGCGTAATAGGCACCAGTTTTATTAATACCTTAATGATCGATTCCCAGCAGCGACTTTGGGCGGCAGGTACAAATCTAAATGTATTCGACCCTAAAACGGAGACGTTTTCCACTTTTATAGTGGCCGGCAATACCGCTATTAGAGCAATATACGAAGACGCCAACGGCATATTTTGGTTGGGTGGGGAGGGATTTGGACTAACCAGCTTCAACCCCGATACCGGCGAAGTTTTACAGCGACTGTTTAATAATACTAATAAGGGTTTTATCCGCAAAATTATTGCCAAAAAAGGTTCGGAAGAAATATGGGTGGCGTCTGGTGCTGGCCTGTACTTGTTTAATTTGCGAAATCAAGCTTACCGTACCTACGAACTTCCGCTAAATTTTGCCTTTGGCGAAATCACCATTCGCGACTTGAAAGAGGATGACGATGGATTTTTATGGGTGGCCAGTAATGACGGTTTATTCGTACTCAATCCAGACACGGGTACCTATACACGCTATTCAACCGAAAGCGATTCGCCGCATGTACTGGCTACGAATGCGCTTTGGAGCCTGCAAAAAGATAGTCTAGGCCGTATATGGATAGGTACGGATAAAAAAGGCGCATACCGTTACGATAAGCGGCGTGGAACCATGGAATACCTGCCGTCCTCTACACACAACAACTTTCATCTTCCCCCTGGGCCAATAGACGATATACATATTGAAGACAGCGGCACTGTATGGTTTTCGGTAGGCTCATATGGCATGTACCGCGTAAGCGAGTATGTGGAAAAGTTTCGTTCGTACCAACACAACCGGGAGGATGCGCGCTCGTTAGCGTTCGACAATGTACTTGGTATGCTGGAAGACCGCGACGGTAATATTTGGATCGCTACCGATGGCGGAGGTCTAGACAAATTCGACACGCGTACACAACAGTTCACACACTTGCGTCACGACCCGGCTGATCCATCGAGTATCTCAACTGATTCTGTATTGGCTTTAGCAGAAGACGCAAAGGGCTACATTTGGATAGGAACTTGGGGTGGCGGTTTAAATCGGTTAAACCCTAAAACCGGAAAAATCAAAAGAATATTGCGCAACCCCACCGCCGATAAAAACAAAACACTGGCAAACAATAACGTGTTTCGCATAGTGGTTATGGAGGACCAACGCCTACTGATGAGCATATGGCGACGAGGCCTGCAAATTTACAACCCTGTAGACGGTACTTTCGAAGCGTTTTTCCCCCTTGATGCCGAGAATTTGGACTGGATTCGAAATTTCTCCGTAAACGATATCGTTGCCATTGATAGCGAAACATTCTGGATTGCGGGTTTCCAGGGGCTGGAATTATTTTCATTGAAAGACAAAATTTTCAAAGCTGCAGCCGAGGATATTACCGAGGCGATTAACGATATTCATGTAGATAGAAACGGCATTGTTTGGCTGGCCAGTAATGCCGGATTTTATCGATACTCACCCGCAACTCTGGGGATTGAAAAATTTACAACCGAAAACGGGTTGGCCGACGATTACGTGGTATCCATTGAAGAAGACGACTTGGGCTACTTATGGTTGGGTACACGCGATGGTTTAAGCCGTTTTAATCCGCGCACTCAAGAATTTTTGTCGTTTGATGTTTCTGATGGGCTGGCCAGCACCGATTTTAACCGGTATAGCCAATTGAAAACCCGCGACGGGCGTATGTATTTTGGTGGTACTACAGGTTTTAGCAGCTTCGACCCCGCACATCTTCCGCGAAACGAGCACGCGCCTTCTGTACACCTTACAGGGCTGAGGCTCGCACAGAAAATAATTGATTCCGGTACAAACGATTGGCTGCCTAATTCCATTGACCATACTGAAGAGCTACGCTTGCCCTATAGTCAGCGTGATATTGCATTTGATTTTACCGCGTTAAATTATATTTCTCCTTTAAAAAATCGCTATCGCTATCGTCTGCTCGGCCTGGAAAATGAGTGGCGCGATGTGTCAAGTTCCGAGAGGCGTGTGCGCTACACTAACCTCGACGCGGGTACCTATACATTCCAGGTGTTAGGGTCCAACAACGAAGACGTTTGGTCTGGCGCGGCCAAAGAGCTACGCTTGAAAATCTTGCCGGCCTGGTGGGAAACCTGGTGGGCTAGGTTGATGTGGATCTGTTGTTTTTTATTAATTCTGTACGGTTTCAGCTATTTACGCTTACGTAGTAATAAGCGGCGCGAAAAAGAGCTTGAATTAATGGTGGGCGAGCAAACGGCAATGATTAAGCGCGCAAATCGCGCCGTTGTGCAATTGAATTCGGAATTGGAGCAGCGGGTTGCGCATCGAACCCAAGAGCTGGAAACGGAAATAGAAGAGCGTAAAGAATCGGAAGAGCGTGCCAATTATATTGCTTATCACGATTCTCTTACCGGGTTAAAAAATCGTGCGTGGTTACTGAACCACTTGGATCATCGCTTAATGCAATGTCGAGAGAGCGATACTGAATTTTCATTGTTTTTTATTGGCGGAGACCGATTTCGAAAAATTAACGATACCCATGGCCACATACTTGGGGATAAACTGTTATTGGCCGCTTCTGATCGTTTAAAAAGATTGCTGCCTGAAGGCGAGCATGCCGTAAGACTTGGTAGCGATGAGTTTACCGTGGTGATCGACGAGGTTACCGGAACGGAGCGCACTTTCGATTTGGCAGAGCAGATAATTGTCGCTTTTAGTGAACCCTTTATTATTGAAAAAATTCGTATGAATTTCAGTGTAAGTGTCGGCATGGTGATTGGCAAGCCTCACTATTCAGACTCCACCCAGCTGTTGAGAAACGCGAATATCGCCATGCAGCGTGCAAAAGATCGGGGCCGCGGCGTTTATCAAATGTTTGACGAAGAAATTCTACAGCACACACTGGATGCCGTTGAACTGGAGAATGACTTAAAGCAAGCCCTAAGGCGTGGGCAGTTCAGTGTTGTGTACCAGCCCATCGTGGTTGTTGCTACGGGAGAGTTGAGTGGCTTTGAAGTGCTCCTACGCTGGACACATCCAACCCAAGGCATGATCCCGCCGGACAAATTTATTCCTATGGCGGAACAGTTAGGGTTGATTTTTGATATTGGTCTATGGGTGCTGGAAACGGCCTGTATGCAGTTACACCAATGGAAGCACGATTTAGATTTAATGCCGCTGCCAACAATAGCCGTTAATCTTTCCGCGGTACAGCTAGGGCAGGCCGATCTATTACAGCGTATTGATGCCGTTTTTGAGCGAACGGGGGTAAACCCCAATAATATTAAGCTCGAAATTACAGAGTCGGCGCTGATGAAATTTACCGATACCGTTGACCAACTGTTGGATTCATTGCGCCAGCGAAATATTGAGCTTGCGATTGACGATTTTGGTACAGGGTATTCGTCACTAAGCTACTTAGATAAATTACCGGTGCAGGTGCTAAAAATTGATCGAGCATTTGTTAATGCGCTTTACGATACAAATACGGACAATACGGGCGCACACGAAATAGTGCGCGCTACCATATCACTGGCTCATAACTTAAAAATGCGGGTGGTTGCGGAAGGCATAGAAACCCAGCAGCAAATGGATGCACTGGAAAGCTATCGTTGTGACTATGCGCAGGGCTATATGATAGCTAAACCACTAGCGCCCGCATTAGCGACGGAGTACTTACGAAGTTCATCAATAATATCGCTTCCTCATCTTTAGGGAGCTTATTTAATTTTTTTTCCTCTGGTTTGTGTGCGGTACGTTCGTGTGGAGAGTCTGAGGGCATTTGGTGCTCTGCGGACAAGTTTTAACGCCGACCGTAGCCTCCACACAAAGCGCCGAAGAAAAACCCTAATAGGCGTGGGCCTACAAGTAAAAACAACCAGCTTTGCGGTGCCTTTTCGTAAAAGTCTAAATTCCTTATTGGCAGTGTCAGCTTTCATGGAAGTTGTCAATTTGAACAGGGCAATGTTGTAATACTATCCGAAGTTATTCGATTACGCGAGAAATCTAATATGCGCAGACTGGTTTTGGCAAATCTAATGGTTTTTTTGTCTGCATGTGGTGCGAGTCAGGTTAAGCAATCCGTGGGGCATAGTGCTGAATTTCAGTATCCGGAAGAAACGGAAAATTTTATAGCCAAAGAGCTTCATGTATATGATGACCCTTTGTATGGGGCTTCCTTAGCGTGGTTAGATAAGGCCTATCGGTACGATGTTATCACTCTTTATGTGTACCCTATTCTTGATACGGAGTGGGAGAATAAGTTGTCGGTAATCGCCGATGAAATGAATCACGTGTTGGAGGAAGTCAAGTACGGTGTGGAGGCAGGCCACTACAAAGAAGTGTCAGAGGCAATAACGGTAGGTTTTGAGTTTGAGCACAATGACGTACTTTACGCGGGTATCCGCAGTACCTTCGAGGTGCGTGCAAAAAATGATGTGCTATACGATTCTAATGCTTACCTATTTATAGCCGAAGACAAATTTGTGAAATTTAGAACAAGTTTCGATTCGCATATAACCCCAGATTGGAATGGCGACAACGTTGTAAAAGAGATTCTGCCGAATATTCAAGTTGAACCTGAATCGCCCTATATGAAAAGCTTACGTGATAACCAAAGAGCGGCTGATGAAGCACAAATGGAAGACATAGTAAGGCAGCTATTGGAGGCTGCTGTAAATGACAATGGCAATGGCAATGGCAATGGCAATGGCAATGGCAATGGCAATGGCAATGGCAATGGCAATGGCAATGGCAATGGCAATAAAACTCTTACTACTCAATGACATAAAGAGAGTGCGAATTAAAGAAGCGAACTTGAAATTTAAAGTCTTGCAGATGGTAAGGTAAAGTTTTGTCCATGTTGAAGGAAAACCGCTGAAATTTTCAGCGGTTCTGTGGTTATTAGAATGCCAGCTTAGCCATAAATTGGAAGCGGTTCATGCTGCCGTCGGCCCCTGACGCTAATTCACGGTTGGCCAGTGTGTATTCACCGCCAAGGGAAAGGCTTTTCACCGGGCTATAGAGTAGGTTAACGCGTAAACTATCGGTCATATCGGTAACAGCGGTTCCGGTTAAATCGGTATCGTTGTCAATACTGATTGTGGAATAGCTGATATTCGAACGCCACTCGCTGTTCCACAGGTGTCGATATGCCGCATAGAATGCGGTGGAATTAATAGCTTCAAGGTCACCATTGTCATCCATTACCGCACCGTTGGCTACGTTCAAACCAATATAGCGGCCCATCCCGGAACCCGTATTAACACCAAAACGAATATCGTCTTCGCCAATTTTCCATTTTCCGCTCAGGCTAAAACCGATGGAGGACGTGGAGCTGTCGGTGACCGTATCGTTATAGGCCAACTGTCGCGCAAGAACTGCCGCACTGAGTGACAGTTCGCCCGCAGAGTGATTATAGCGGCCGACAAAGTCGGGCAGAGGGTTCTGGTCTGTTACAATACGACCGCCTCCTTCAAAGGGTGTTACGGTAGTTTCTGGGTTTTCGACGGCAAACTGAAAGTTGCCAGTGGTGTAACGAACCTGGGCTTGGCGGACAAAAATACCGAAGTCGGTATTACCGATGAAGTCCACGGTTTCCGGTAGAGCGCCAACATTCTGGAAGGTGGACCACGTCTGCCCGAATAACCACTTATCGTAGGATAAAAAAGCGTGACGTAAACGGGGGCTATAAGAATTAGATACGCGCTCGTTGCCATTGGGTGTGGCCTGAAAATCCAGTTCAATAAAAGTTTTCAGTGTATGTTCGCCAATGGTAGTGGTGGTGCCAAGGTTAAAGCGTGTTTGTTTCGCGTGCATGTCCATGGTGTTGTTGGCACTTTCACCGCCAACCGGGGTGAGCGACGGCACATAAAAATCACGACCTAAATTACCTGCACCCAGCGAACCGTCACTGTAATTACTCATAATGGCGTCGAGCTTAACGTAGCCGCCCACTTTAACAGTGGTGTCGCCTACTTTACCCAGTTCAATGGCGTGTGTGAAAGAAGCAGGTACATAAGCCGTTGTGGCCAGACAGGCTGCCAGTGCCGTCTTTTGAAATGATTTCATTGATCAACCCTCAAATTATTTTTAGAAGTTGTTGCTGGGTGCTACTAGGCAAAAGATCAACTTATTTAGTTAACGAAACAATTAGCTTTTAGTCTATGTTCTACTAAAGTCGAATATGCTAGGAGAGAGCTCCGGCTATGTAATAGCTAAGGGCTATTAATATAGTGAGAATAATTCCTAATATTATTGGCATAGCTCTGTATGCCTTAGTCTAATTGTTTTTTTTTGGACAACCGGTTACATTTCCTATACTTATGGGAATGGTAATAAAGATACCCAGCTGGATACGGAGATGAATTTTATTTATGTACCATTTTCATGTGGCAGATGATCATCCGCTTTTTCGCAACGCAATATTAGGCGTTATTCAACGCCATTACCCCGATGCAGTTGTTAGTCAGTCGACGAACTTGGATACCACCATTCAAGAGCTGGAAAACAATGACGATATTGATTTATTGTTATTGGATTTGCACATGCCGGGGAGCACAGATCTTTTTGGCTTGATCATGGTGCGTGAAAAATTTCCTTCTACTCCGGTTGCAATTATTTCTGCCGTAGAAGAATCTGGCACTATTAGCCGTGCAATGGGTCACGGTGCCTGTGGATATATTCCAAAATCCTGTTCGCCGCAGGATATTCAGGCGGCGATTAAGGCCATTCTTAATGGAGACCGCTGGATACGTGAAGATTTTCGTACCAGTCTCACCCCTGTGGGTAGCGAAGAAAAAGACCTAGCCGCCAAAATTGCCACACTGACGCCTCAGCAATATCGTGTGCTCAGCTATATGAGAGAAGGTTGGCTTAACAAACAAATTGGCTATGAAATGGGTGTAACGGAAGCAACCATTAAGGCACATATTACCGCGATATTTCGCAAGCTGGGTATTACCAACCGTACTCAGGCGGTAATAATGATGAAGGATTTTTAATATTTATGGCGCTAAATACTGGCGCCAGTACTAGGGCCATTACTAGTTCTACGCTGTATTAAATTGAATGGATCAACTTTGTTAACCTTTAAGATCTAAAGATTAGATCTATTCAAGTTTTTGTCATCCCTTCAGCCATTAGGCTCGTAAATCGCTTCACAACTCACACGAGGACGAAGCGATGAACAACTCACTTAAATTATTCTCAGCACTTACATTAACCTTTGGTTTAGCGGCCTGTGGCGGCGATGATAATGGTGGTATTAATTTACCTATTGCCATGCCGACAGCAGAACCCACCACGATCGTCGATGTGGCGGTTGCCAACGGTAGCTTTACTAAACTTGTGGAGGCCTTACAGGCAACAGGCCTGAATGAAGTGCTCGATGACGCCGATCGAGATTTTACCGTGTTTGCCCCTACAGATGCGGCTTTTGAGCTGCTTGGTACAGACACTTTTAGTGCACTGCTAGCCGACACTGACACGCTTTCCGATATTTTGTTGTATCACGTAATAGCCGATGCCGAGGTGGACTCAACCGGTGCTATTGCAGCGGCAGGCACCACGGTGGGTATGGCAAATGAAGACGCTATTGGCTTGTCACTAAGCGGCGAATCCCTGTTAGTGAATACGGCAATGGTAACAATGGTGGATGTTGAGGCCGACAACGGTATTATCCACGTGATAGACGCGGTGCTAATACCTCCAGCTGATATGGGCGAGCCTACCCATAATATTGTTGAAACAGCAGTAGCTGCAGGTAGCTTCACTACGCTGGTAACATTGCTACAGGCTGCAGGTTTGGACAGTACGCTGGCGGACGAAACGACAACCTTCACCGTATTTGCGCCTACCGATGCTGCCTTTGCGGTACTGGGTGATGCCAATATTGCCGCTCTGGTTGGTGATACCGATGCGCTTACCGAGGTGCTTTTACAGCACGTGGTAACTGGTGCGGCCATTGACTCCGTTACCGCCTATTCAGCCAACGGTACTTCGGTTGAGACCGCTAGCGGTGCGATGATAGACGTAATGATTGATGGGGCTAGCCTGACGATTGGCGGTGCTACAGTAACAACCGCCGATATCTATACCACCAACGGCGTCATTCATGTGATTGATGCTGTAATTTTGGGTGATGTGGCCTTGCCGTAATTGCACCGCTTCG
The Teredinibacter franksiae DNA segment above includes these coding regions:
- a CDS encoding GGDEF domain-containing protein encodes the protein MRLGRYAQVRNVALVITLVVLIGHYFLPEKRELLYPSDTGVTQLYGHFDPKTGQSSRWTDEAKSSWTCIFKVTDVVGCGWDVYWDPDISKGKNFGAYEGVEVHMRYSGSATRIRVYMRNHNPVYAVSNKRESGKFLSMTFRVEETITPIRIKLSEFNVADWWITESNVRRQWSSPEFDNITKVGVDFIEFGTHNVEINKVFLVGKWVRTETLFLQIFTFWLSTFLLEGIFRFYSLYKKADHERDLIRELRIREYNMEIEKEDLQELVDRDPLTEALNRNGLESKIKLLYGLDSAFSCYGLMVLDLDYFKRINDAWGHDLGDKVLKMLAVSVQLSLRHGDVLARWGGEEFIVVCPIAEQAPLADFAEKLRLVASECRVEGEPEIVITTSIGVSVAQRGESFDKVFRRADSALYKAKANGRNCVEFEL
- a CDS encoding EAL domain-containing protein, whose amino-acid sequence is MRLLMGLFIAVMYASSWAGIHRVHPMYLEENERSDIVSAVATDQYGYLWLASDSGLKRYDGYGFKVFSGDGSEPGVIGTSFINTLMIDSQQRLWAAGTNLNVFDPKTETFSTFIVAGNTAIRAIYEDANGIFWLGGEGFGLTSFNPDTGEVLQRLFNNTNKGFIRKIIAKKGSEEIWVASGAGLYLFNLRNQAYRTYELPLNFAFGEITIRDLKEDDDGFLWVASNDGLFVLNPDTGTYTRYSTESDSPHVLATNALWSLQKDSLGRIWIGTDKKGAYRYDKRRGTMEYLPSSTHNNFHLPPGPIDDIHIEDSGTVWFSVGSYGMYRVSEYVEKFRSYQHNREDARSLAFDNVLGMLEDRDGNIWIATDGGGLDKFDTRTQQFTHLRHDPADPSSISTDSVLALAEDAKGYIWIGTWGGGLNRLNPKTGKIKRILRNPTADKNKTLANNNVFRIVVMEDQRLLMSIWRRGLQIYNPVDGTFEAFFPLDAENLDWIRNFSVNDIVAIDSETFWIAGFQGLELFSLKDKIFKAAAEDITEAINDIHVDRNGIVWLASNAGFYRYSPATLGIEKFTTENGLADDYVVSIEEDDLGYLWLGTRDGLSRFNPRTQEFLSFDVSDGLASTDFNRYSQLKTRDGRMYFGGTTGFSSFDPAHLPRNEHAPSVHLTGLRLAQKIIDSGTNDWLPNSIDHTEELRLPYSQRDIAFDFTALNYISPLKNRYRYRLLGLENEWRDVSSSERRVRYTNLDAGTYTFQVLGSNNEDVWSGAAKELRLKILPAWWETWWARLMWICCFLLILYGFSYLRLRSNKRREKELELMVGEQTAMIKRANRAVVQLNSELEQRVAHRTQELETEIEERKESEERANYIAYHDSLTGLKNRAWLLNHLDHRLMQCRESDTEFSLFFIGGDRFRKINDTHGHILGDKLLLAASDRLKRLLPEGEHAVRLGSDEFTVVIDEVTGTERTFDLAEQIIVAFSEPFIIEKIRMNFSVSVGMVIGKPHYSDSTQLLRNANIAMQRAKDRGRGVYQMFDEEILQHTLDAVELENDLKQALRRGQFSVVYQPIVVVATGELSGFEVLLRWTHPTQGMIPPDKFIPMAEQLGLIFDIGLWVLETACMQLHQWKHDLDLMPLPTIAVNLSAVQLGQADLLQRIDAVFERTGVNPNNIKLEITESALMKFTDTVDQLLDSLRQRNIELAIDDFGTGYSSLSYLDKLPVQVLKIDRAFVNALYDTNTDNTGAHEIVRATISLAHNLKMRVVAEGIETQQQMDALESYRCDYAQGYMIAKPLAPALATEYLRSSSIISLPHL
- a CDS encoding DcaP family trimeric outer membrane transporter, with product MKSFQKTALAACLATTAYVPASFTHAIELGKVGDTTVKVGGYVKLDAIMSNYSDGSLGAGNLGRDFYVPSLTPVGGESANNTMDMHAKQTRFNLGTTTTIGEHTLKTFIELDFQATPNGNERVSNSYSPRLRHAFLSYDKWLFGQTWSTFQNVGALPETVDFIGNTDFGIFVRQAQVRYTTGNFQFAVENPETTVTPFEGGGRIVTDQNPLPDFVGRYNHSAGELSLSAAVLARQLAYNDTVTDSSTSSIGFSLSGKWKIGEDDIRFGVNTGSGMGRYIGLNVANGAVMDDNGDLEAINSTAFYAAYRHLWNSEWRSNISYSTISIDNDTDLTGTAVTDMTDSLRVNLLYSPVKSLSLGGEYTLANRELASGADGSMNRFQFMAKLAF
- a CDS encoding response regulator transcription factor, with the protein product MYHFHVADDHPLFRNAILGVIQRHYPDAVVSQSTNLDTTIQELENNDDIDLLLLDLHMPGSTDLFGLIMVREKFPSTPVAIISAVEESGTISRAMGHGACGYIPKSCSPQDIQAAIKAILNGDRWIREDFRTSLTPVGSEEKDLAAKIATLTPQQYRVLSYMREGWLNKQIGYEMGVTEATIKAHITAIFRKLGITNRTQAVIMMKDF
- a CDS encoding fasciclin domain-containing protein; translation: MNNSLKLFSALTLTFGLAACGGDDNGGINLPIAMPTAEPTTIVDVAVANGSFTKLVEALQATGLNEVLDDADRDFTVFAPTDAAFELLGTDTFSALLADTDTLSDILLYHVIADAEVDSTGAIAAAGTTVGMANEDAIGLSLSGESLLVNTAMVTMVDVEADNGIIHVIDAVLIPPADMGEPTHNIVETAVAAGSFTTLVTLLQAAGLDSTLADETTTFTVFAPTDAAFAVLGDANIAALVGDTDALTEVLLQHVVTGAAIDSVTAYSANGTSVETASGAMIDVMIDGASLTIGGATVTTADIYTTNGVIHVIDAVILGDVALP